Proteins encoded within one genomic window of Argiope bruennichi chromosome 7, qqArgBrue1.1, whole genome shotgun sequence:
- the LOC129976389 gene encoding juvenile hormone acid O-methyltransferase-like translates to MAAVEPQVSYVSTDITGFLEMVISKLGWSDLSDDIVMDVGCGNPKIKLANLLVNFFPNVKQVICIDKNLMMIHYLKISKRPSSIVYQCADIENRSSLIKWEGQIAKVISTHCFHMLHDQRAGFQNVYNLLKPGGEAAILFCVQSGYVGWHCELRDDTKWNKYYNGNAPEIPSTQLTNIDDSYYTAMLEEIGFRIILCEKDRIGVPFESEKAWKDMTFKLALSSFDIPEDLQEEFKKHLFEAFLKHNCRTDNGLPCQSSYFLTALLRKPDVMNN, encoded by the exons ATGGCCGCTGTAGAGCCGCAAGTGTCTTATGTATCTACAGATATTACAGGATTCTTGGAGATGGTCATATCAAAACTCGGATGGAGTGATCTCTCTGATGACATCGTCATGGATGTTGGTTGCggtaatccaaaaataaaattagcaaatcTTCTTGTCAACTTTTTTCCGAACGTCAAACAAGTGATATGCATAGATAAGAATTTAATGATGATCCATTACTTGAAAATCAGCAAAAGACCATCAAGCATTGTCTATCAGTGCGCTGATATCGAAAACAG GTCTTCTCTAATCAAATGGGAAGGACAAATTGCCAAGGTCATTTCAACTCATTGCTTCCACATGCTGCACGATCAGAGGGCTGGCTtccaaaatgtttataatttactAAAACCAGGTGGAGAGGCCGCCATTCTTTTTTGTGTGCAATCTGGTTACGTTGGTTGGCACTGTGAGCTTAGAGATGATACAAAGTGgaacaaatattataat ggCAATGCGCCTGAAATTCCTTCAACTCAGTTAACGAATATAGACGATTCTTATTACACAGCCATGCTAGAAGAAATTGGATTCCGAATAATTCTCTGTGAGAAAGATAGAATTGGTGTTCCTTTCGAATCAGAAAAAGCTTGGAAAG ATATGACTTTCAAATTAGCCCTTTCGTCATTCGATATTCCTGAAGACTTGCAAGAAGAGTTTAAAAAGCACTTGTTCGAAGCTTTCTTGAAACATAACTGCAGAACTGATAACGGTTTACCTTGCCAATCTTCTTATTTTCTCACAGCTCTTCTACGAAAACCCGATGTTATGAATAATTGA